One genomic window of Deinococcus reticulitermitis includes the following:
- a CDS encoding cation:proton antiporter regulatory subunit: protein MVKLDETALPGVGMRYDFDGRFGKRVGVITHRDGRRELFVSRRDDPDACAETITLSDEEAAVVADLLGGSTVTRRLGQAMQDIEGLAMDWLPLSPASPFAGQAVGASRMRTRTGTSIVAVMRGGQAIPAPGPEYVLEAGDTVVVVGTPEGVRRAAELLDMGKAP, encoded by the coding sequence ATGGTCAAGCTCGACGAAACTGCTCTGCCTGGAGTCGGCATGCGCTACGACTTCGATGGCCGCTTCGGCAAACGCGTGGGGGTCATCACCCACCGCGACGGGCGGCGCGAGCTGTTCGTGTCGCGGCGCGACGACCCCGACGCCTGCGCGGAGACGATCACGCTCTCCGATGAGGAAGCGGCGGTGGTGGCCGACCTGCTCGGCGGCAGCACGGTCACCCGGCGCCTCGGGCAGGCGATGCAGGACATTGAGGGGCTGGCGATGGACTGGCTGCCTCTTTCGCCGGCCAGCCCGTTCGCGGGTCAGGCGGTCGGCGCCTCAAGGATGCGCACCCGCACTGGCACGAGCATCGTGGCCGTGATGCGCGGGGGACAGGCGATTCCGGCGCCGGGGCCCGAATACGTGCTCGAGGCGGGCGACACGGTGGTCGTGGTGGGTACCCCGGAGGGGGTGCGGCGCGCGGCGGAGCTGCTCGACATGGGAAAGGCCCCTTGA